Within Apteryx mantelli isolate bAptMan1 chromosome 10, bAptMan1.hap1, whole genome shotgun sequence, the genomic segment AGTGCATGCTACACAGAGCTCAGCCTGAACTCTGTCTCACACATTGGTCACTATTCATTTCTTGCcagcaagaaaacaaagagaTAATAAATAGAAAGCTTATCTGTGTAGGGAGGCCTGCAGGACAGCATTCAATTGGGCGCACACATGGGGCAGGCCTGTGCCTGGCCCCAGCTTGTGCCCACATCCAGCCCAGGGGAGGGTGGCAGGGAGGACTGCAGATGGAGAAGTGATTGCCTCAGAGCCATCCCCTGGGAAGGGGGTGGCCTGACTAGACAGCCTGGCCCTGGGGCCACGCAtgctgctgggctgggggcaGGACCCCCATCCCGGGAGTGCTCAGATATGGGTAGGGGGATATAGCAATCTCTGTTGAATTACATTAAAatagactatttaaaaaaattatttctagtAGTTAAAAAATGTGTTGTTGTTCATCTGCCTCCCCATCCCCCAGCCAGTGGTGGACTGGTGGCCAGCTAGGCCCTGGAGATGTCCAAGCAGCCCTTCACCCCTGGCATTTCAGGGCATGCCAACCTGTGCAGGGAGGGAACCCCACCCTGGTGTGGGGTGGGCCCAGGGGTAGgaaggaaaggggtagcaccagcATTTGCCAGCTGCACAACAACCACAAACCTCATTTCTAGCCCAGATGGAGGAAATGGGGCTTTCTGCCGGGCATTGGGGGCTGTCCCAATGACCCAGAGAGGGTGACAGCTCCCTCTGGCCATGATGGGTGCCCTGGGGATGCTCTGTCCCAGCTTACCTCCTGCTTGGTGCCCAGCCAGCCTGTAAGGAGCAGCTGCAGGTACCCAAGGTGGGTGCTAGGCCCTGGGTGCCAGTGGGAGGTGGCACAGAGCAGGTAGGTTGGGGACTGCAGGAAGGGGTGGCAAAGCAGGTGGAGCAGGGCCACATGGGAGGGGTAGCATGCCCATCCCCagtccctcagcctctgctctgtggGGCAAAGGAAGGATGAAACAGAGGGGAGCAGGGTTGAAGCAGCATGAAGGCTCTCAGCCCTGTGCGTGCCTGCCAGCACCCCAGCCATGGAGCCACACTCACATCCTCAGCAATGGGGTGGTTCCCTCACAACCTGAGCCTGGGCCTAAATCACATGGCAACAGTTGAACTGCCCCAGGGACAGGAGGCTCTCCTTGGAGCTGGGCCGGATTTTGAAGGCCAGGGCTTTCTCACACAGTGGAAACTGCAGGATCCTGTCTCTGAGGCTGGCACTCTTGTTTTTACCTGGGTCCAGCTTTATCACATTCTCCGCACCTGCCTCAGTGCCCCCAGGGCCGGGGATGGAGCTCTCTGCCACTGGCTTGGCTTGACTGCAAGGTATGGTGGGTGCCTGGGGCCCTTGGGACTTGTCTGCGGGCCCCAGTGAGCCCAACAGGGCAGTGGAGGTTGTCTCTGCCCCCTGGGCCTGAGGGACCCCAGCGCCAGGGTTTTCACAGCTCTTGGGTGACAGGACAGCACCCATTTCCTTGGGGGCCTCTGCCCAAGCGTTCCTGTGCTCAGCATCTTCCTTCTTCACAGTGGGCTCAGCTTTGCCTGCTGCTCCATCACCCCGCATCTCCAGGGAGAACCTGCCAGCCCTGAGCTCTTCATGTCCTTCTCTGATCCCACCCTTCCCATCCCAGGCAGCACATCCCCGAGCATCTGTCACCGGCTGGCACATGCCCCAGCCCCCCACCTCACGCCATGCAGCTGGTTCTGCCCCTGAGCCCAGTGCCTCCCCATGGCATGACAACCGGCAGGCCCTGGAGTGCAGGAAGTCTCGCATCTGCTCCTGGTTCAATGAGCTACTTTTCCTTTCAGTCACACTgggtttcctctcctcctcctcatcttcctcctcttcctcgcagaTCTGCTGCAGGGCCGGGGCACTCTTGGTAATAGTTGTCTCGATGACGGGGGCCTTCAGCAGTGCTCGAGCGTGCTGCCTGCTTCCATGGCTGATATCTCCATCATTGCCCCTGATGTGCAGGGAGGGTGGCTGGGGGCCGGGACCTGCGGTGAGGCTGGTTGGCACCTCTGTGAACGGTGAAAGGTCGCTGGTTCTGCCCATGGGGCTGAAAGTGTCCGACAAGTTGGTCCTGAGAGATAGGGGGAATGGAAGAGTCAGTCCAGCCTGGAGCATGGCCATGCACTGACACAGGGGAACAGTGAGGTCTGAGGCATGAACAGGGATGTGGGGCCAGCAGGGACCCTGTGTGGGGGCTACATGGGCATCCTGGTATCCTGTGGGGACCATTTTCTCCACCCTGCACCTGCAGAATGTGCTCAGTCTGGGCTTTGGGCAGTGTGCCAGGGCTGGCCATTGCCTGCTCTGGCCTGTGGGACTGGAGGGCCCAGTATGAGGTTGGCAGGGGCACCGGGCATGGGGATCTGGAGTAGCAGGGCTCACCTGCTCTGGACCTGCTTGGCCAGGTTGTAGACAAGGCTTAGACGGTGGCCCTGCTTCTCCCTCAGCATCCTCTCCGCCAGCAGGAAGTACGTAGCCGTGATGTGGTTGTAGCGGTCAGCCTCGAGAGCCCTAGGGGAtgtggcagggaggggaggaaagggagagacaaGCCCAGCACCCACATCAGTGCATGAAGGAGTGCTGCTAGCCATGCATTACCCAGGAGATGTGCTTGGAGGGACCATCCCCCAGCCCCCCAAGCCTCAGGAGCTCTTCTTTAGGGAGTCCTGCCTCAGTatcccctctgctccctcccaccTGACAGCCAGACAACACTGACTGCACATGTGGGGACACACCCCATCACTCACTCCTGGATGGTGTCCCGGTCTGCAATGTTCCCACATGTCATGGCCTGGATGATGATGTCATGCTCCTCCTTGGACACCCGCTTGTGTGACGTGAGGGGCAGCAGGGAGTGGCTGGCGGGGGACGGGTCCACCCCCTGCAGCCATGCGTGGCTCTCAATCTGCTCCAGGGAGGCACGCTGCTTGGGGTCCCGCTGCAGCATCCTGGAGATGAGACTGCCAGGAGAAGGCATGTGTCAAATCCAGCAGTAGAGTGTATGCATAGGGCTGCAAAACACAACCCAGCACAGCTGCGATCTGAGACCAGATAGCACTCACCCCAGAGCTGCTGCAAGACCACAGCTTATTGCCCACCCAGCCTCCAAATATCCCCACCCCTTCGTGGATGGGGCACCCACCCACAAGGGCAGTGAGTCAGGCAGCACCGATGGGTGTCCACCTGCGGCATGCTGTACTAGGGCCAGGAGGCCCAACATGCCAGTGAGGGGGGGATTGGGTGGGGAGAGGTGCGTACTCAGAGCACTGTGCTGACACGTGTGGTGGGACAGTGTAGCGACAGTCCATGATCATGGTGAGCGTCTCGCTGTCGTTGGCCTCCTGGAAGGGTGGGTGGCCACACACCAGCATGTAGAGGATGACACCCAAGCTCCAGATGTCtgcaagaggaagagaaggatgcAGCTCAGCAACCCCTCTGAGAAGATCAATGCAGCCACAGCTGCCAGGCTG encodes:
- the LOC106484537 gene encoding SNF-related serine/threonine-protein kinase-like, whose translation is MAGAQGCSEGKIAGLYDLERTLGKGHFAVVKLARHVFTGQRVAVKVIDKSKLAGEAAGQLLQEVRCMKLVQHPNVVRLYEVIDTHSKLYLILELGDGGDMFDHIMRHEGGLAEGRAKHYFAQIVHAISYCHKLHVVHRDLKPENVVFFQEQGVVKLTDFGFSNRFQPGKMLTTSCGSLAYSAPEILLGDEYDAPAVDIWSLGVILYMLVCGHPPFQEANDSETLTMIMDCRYTVPPHVSAQCSDLISRMLQRDPKQRASLEQIESHAWLQGVDPSPASHSLLPLTSHKRVSKEEHDIIIQAMTCGNIADRDTIQEALEADRYNHITATYFLLAERMLREKQGHRLSLVYNLAKQVQSRTNLSDTFSPMGRTSDLSPFTEVPTSLTAGPGPQPPSLHIRGNDGDISHGSRQHARALLKAPVIETTITKSAPALQQICEEEEEDEEEERKPSVTERKSSSLNQEQMRDFLHSRACRLSCHGEALGSGAEPAAWREVGGWGMCQPVTDARGCAAWDGKGGIREGHEELRAGRFSLEMRGDGAAGKAEPTVKKEDAEHRNAWAEAPKEMGAVLSPKSCENPGAGVPQAQGAETTSTALLGSLGPADKSQGPQAPTIPCSQAKPVAESSIPGPGGTEAGAENVIKLDPGKNKSASLRDRILQFPLCEKALAFKIRPSSKESLLSLGQFNCCHVI